One genomic region from Methanomassiliicoccales archaeon encodes:
- a CDS encoding geranylgeranylglyceryl/heptaprenylglyceryl phosphate synthase has product MNVKAYIRERLATHHTLHMTLIDPAKQDYERAGEIAAVAEKAGTDAIMVGGSTDVTQENLDQTVLAIKKRIKVPVIYFPSGAHAISRYSDAIYFMSMLNSRNRRNVIGEQVAGAPIIAKLDLETISMGYVVVEPGMKVGEVGEADVIKRNDLQAAVAYGLAAQFMGMELVYYEAGSGAPEPVPSEMVAAVKSKLKIPVIVGGGIRSPEQAAALKKAGADIIVTGTVVEDGQFGGKLEAIIRAVKS; this is encoded by the coding sequence ATGAACGTCAAGGCGTACATCCGGGAAAGACTGGCAACCCACCATACGCTGCACATGACCCTGATCGATCCGGCCAAGCAGGACTATGAGAGAGCAGGGGAGATCGCGGCCGTGGCGGAGAAGGCGGGCACGGACGCCATCATGGTCGGGGGTTCCACGGATGTCACGCAAGAGAACCTGGACCAGACGGTCCTGGCGATCAAGAAACGCATCAAAGTGCCAGTGATCTACTTCCCTTCGGGCGCCCACGCCATCTCGCGATATAGCGACGCCATCTACTTCATGAGCATGCTCAACTCCCGCAACCGCCGGAACGTGATCGGGGAACAAGTGGCCGGAGCACCTATCATCGCCAAACTGGATCTGGAGACCATCTCCATGGGCTATGTGGTCGTCGAGCCAGGGATGAAGGTCGGCGAGGTGGGGGAGGCGGACGTCATCAAGCGCAACGACCTGCAGGCCGCGGTGGCCTATGGCCTGGCGGCGCAGTTCATGGGCATGGAGCTGGTCTACTATGAAGCGGGCAGCGGAGCACCAGAGCCAGTCCCATCGGAGATGGTGGCGGCTGTCAAGTCAAAGCTGAAGATACCGGTCATCGTGGGTGGGGGCATCAGAAGCCCGGAACAGGCGGCGGCCCTGAAGAAGGCGGGAGCGGACATCATCGTCACGGGCACCGTCGTCGAGGACGGCCAGTTCGGCGGGAAGCTGGAAGCGATCATCAGAGCCGTCAAGTCATAA
- a CDS encoding UbiA family prenyltransferase: MNRFAQIFRLGNCAMGVVGLVLAVLIAAGTGMTSQWEKVLIASGVVFAFVAGGNALNDYLDREVDRVAHPERPLPLGRMRPVTALRLSAGAFVVSLALSLLLDLVSIAIVVSAIVIVLAYELATKKRGLAGNLSIAWLTGALFLLGGAIVGGLDRTVAIAAMAFLATLGREIVKDIQDMEGDYDRATLPKRLGKKRAGVVGSAAFLAAVAMSPEPYLVGVFGIWYLATVLVADAIFIYSSIVHFQNPKRGQTWAKIGMLAAMVSFLIGGIT, translated from the coding sequence GTGAATCGGTTCGCCCAGATATTCCGATTGGGCAATTGCGCTATGGGCGTGGTCGGCCTGGTCCTAGCGGTACTCATCGCCGCCGGCACGGGCATGACCAGCCAATGGGAGAAGGTGCTCATTGCCTCCGGCGTGGTCTTCGCCTTCGTGGCCGGCGGCAACGCGCTCAACGATTATCTGGACAGAGAAGTGGATCGGGTGGCTCATCCCGAACGCCCATTGCCCTTAGGTCGCATGAGACCGGTCACCGCGCTCCGCCTTTCGGCCGGTGCCTTCGTCGTATCTCTCGCGCTCTCCTTGCTCCTGGATCTCGTTTCCATCGCCATCGTGGTCTCCGCCATCGTCATCGTGCTGGCGTACGAGCTCGCCACCAAGAAGCGCGGCCTGGCCGGCAATCTGTCCATTGCCTGGCTGACCGGAGCCCTGTTCCTGCTAGGCGGTGCGATCGTGGGAGGACTGGACAGGACCGTAGCCATCGCCGCCATGGCCTTCTTGGCCACGCTGGGGCGGGAGATCGTCAAAGACATCCAGGACATGGAGGGGGACTATGACCGAGCGACCCTCCCCAAGCGATTGGGCAAGAAGCGGGCGGGCGTGGTGGGAAGCGCTGCATTCCTAGCCGCGGTGGCGATGTCCCCCGAACCCTATCTAGTCGGGGTGTTCGGCATCTGGTACCTGGCCACGGTCCTGGTGGCAGATGCAATATTTATATACTCATCCATAGTTCATTTCCAGAACCCGAAGAGGGGCCAGACCTGGGCCAAGATCGGTATGCTAGCCGCCATGGTCTCGTTCCTCATCGGAGGGATCACATGA
- a CDS encoding site-2 protease family protein — protein MDQAAEIELVRSLVAKHFATYDVKVSLDAVVVHITPDVSRLERDFDDLRKEMAAKGYIPILEYKGGEYSVAAVRKPQARKGRNWINLALLVVTMLTTILSGAYLWAGYSSSTDLLTVDNILFGTVFFAIPLMTILGVHELSHYLMSKRHGLEASLPYFIPSVPPLGTFGAFISIREPMPSKKALVDIGVAGPIGGLLVTIPVAIIGLWLNAQGVPNNSTPPGGSIVINFPFFFNLLALLVPQPEGIMNMHPLAFAAWVGFFVTAINLLPAGQLDGGHVARGLLGDRSKYLSLVTVGVLFALGVFFYTGWLLFAALIVFLGMKHPAPLNDVSRLDVKRLTVGAVALVILVGSFVAVPMEEIPLEQTFEMHVVGLNNTSVSGGQLAFFNMTLKNTGSVNISVRMDVNDVPSTFSATLYPTNSSSANATDSLSVKIPYKGTANVTLEVQVHSLALAGKYVLSVTAATQGQRTTQRFTVQVI, from the coding sequence GTGGACCAAGCGGCTGAGATCGAGCTAGTCCGTTCCCTGGTGGCCAAGCACTTCGCCACCTACGACGTTAAGGTCAGCCTCGATGCGGTGGTGGTCCACATAACCCCTGACGTGTCAAGGTTGGAGAGAGACTTCGACGACCTGCGCAAGGAGATGGCCGCCAAAGGTTACATCCCCATTCTGGAGTACAAGGGCGGAGAATACTCCGTAGCGGCGGTGCGAAAGCCTCAGGCCAGGAAAGGACGCAATTGGATCAATCTCGCGCTTCTGGTCGTGACCATGCTCACGACGATCCTATCTGGGGCGTATCTGTGGGCCGGATACTCTTCCAGCACCGATCTGCTCACCGTGGACAACATCCTCTTTGGCACGGTCTTCTTCGCCATCCCTCTAATGACCATCCTAGGCGTGCATGAGCTTAGCCACTACCTCATGTCCAAGCGCCACGGATTGGAAGCTTCCTTGCCTTACTTCATTCCCTCCGTACCACCTCTGGGGACGTTCGGGGCGTTCATCTCCATTCGCGAGCCCATGCCCAGCAAGAAGGCGCTGGTCGACATTGGTGTGGCTGGGCCCATCGGTGGATTGCTGGTCACTATACCCGTGGCGATCATCGGCCTGTGGCTCAACGCCCAAGGTGTGCCCAATAACAGCACTCCGCCCGGCGGCTCGATAGTGATTAACTTTCCGTTCTTCTTCAACCTGCTCGCCCTGCTCGTGCCCCAGCCAGAGGGGATTATGAACATGCATCCTTTGGCTTTCGCGGCCTGGGTAGGATTCTTCGTCACGGCCATCAACCTCCTGCCGGCCGGGCAGTTGGACGGGGGGCACGTGGCCCGCGGGCTGCTGGGTGACAGGTCCAAGTATCTCAGCTTGGTGACCGTGGGCGTTCTCTTTGCTCTGGGAGTGTTCTTCTACACTGGCTGGTTGCTGTTCGCTGCCCTTATCGTGTTCCTGGGCATGAAGCATCCCGCTCCGCTCAACGACGTGTCCCGACTCGACGTGAAACGGCTGACCGTGGGGGCCGTGGCCCTGGTGATCCTGGTAGGATCGTTCGTTGCCGTGCCTATGGAGGAGATACCTCTGGAACAGACGTTCGAGATGCACGTCGTGGGGTTGAACAACACATCGGTCTCCGGAGGCCAGCTTGCCTTTTTCAATATGACCTTGAAGAACACCGGCAGCGTGAACATCTCCGTGAGGATGGACGTGAACGACGTCCCCTCCACTTTCAGTGCCACCCTCTATCCCACCAATTCCAGTTCAGCCAATGCCACCGACAGCCTCTCGGTCAAGATACCGTACAAAGGCACGGCGAACGTGACTCTCGAGGTGCAGGTGCATTCCTTGGCACTGGCAGGTAAGTACGTGCTGTCCGTCACAGCGGCAACGCAGGGACAGCGGACCACTCAGCGCTTCACCGTCCAGGTGATCTGA
- a CDS encoding methyltransferase domain-containing protein, protein MRPQATLFELSGEHPSLPRAEVISCLEAETGRSELLAEGPGFVACSLGDEERGNIVRRLALVHRYGRYLGSVDREHLKPFVDGLPLPKGSVSVRVKRHQGTSTPEQARDLTKQIGAALSKGRNVDLDSAEVPVRVLLSDRLHFFIEEGHIDRDQYEARHVRSRPFFSPISLHPRYARALVNLTQVREGQTMLDPFCGTGGILIEAALMGAKVLGSDLSAEMIDGCAQNMRHFAARWERLEIVDVGDVLSTFGKVDAVATDPPYGRSASTMKEPMLELHHRALVSIADVLRPGGRGGIVLPWSCQDAAGLRLEQKHAQRVHRSLTRHYCLFRSPGR, encoded by the coding sequence ATGAGGCCCCAGGCGACGCTGTTCGAGCTTTCAGGCGAACACCCCTCGCTGCCGAGAGCGGAGGTCATCTCATGCCTGGAGGCGGAGACTGGACGGTCTGAGCTGTTGGCGGAAGGCCCTGGTTTCGTGGCTTGTTCGCTCGGGGATGAGGAACGGGGTAACATCGTCCGAAGGTTGGCCCTCGTCCACCGGTATGGCCGCTACCTCGGCTCCGTGGACCGGGAGCACCTCAAGCCGTTCGTCGATGGTTTGCCACTGCCAAAGGGATCCGTGAGCGTCCGGGTGAAGCGTCACCAAGGTACGAGCACGCCAGAGCAGGCTCGAGATCTCACGAAGCAGATAGGGGCGGCGCTCTCCAAAGGAAGGAACGTGGACCTCGACTCGGCCGAAGTCCCGGTGCGTGTGCTTCTCTCCGACCGTCTGCATTTCTTCATCGAGGAAGGCCACATCGACCGCGATCAGTATGAGGCCAGGCACGTACGAAGTCGCCCATTCTTCTCGCCCATATCGCTCCACCCTCGCTACGCTAGGGCCTTGGTCAATCTTACCCAGGTGCGCGAAGGGCAGACCATGCTCGACCCTTTCTGCGGCACCGGTGGCATCCTGATCGAAGCCGCGTTGATGGGAGCGAAGGTCCTCGGTTCGGATCTCTCAGCGGAGATGATCGATGGCTGTGCCCAGAACATGCGCCATTTCGCGGCCCGGTGGGAGCGTCTGGAGATCGTGGACGTGGGGGATGTCCTGAGCACGTTCGGCAAGGTGGATGCCGTGGCCACGGACCCACCTTACGGGAGATCAGCCTCCACCATGAAGGAACCCATGCTAGAATTGCACCACCGCGCGCTGGTTTCCATCGCCGACGTCCTGCGGCCGGGAGGGCGTGGGGGGATCGTCCTGCCCTGGAGTTGTCAGGACGCTGCAGGTCTGAGACTGGAGCAGAAGCACGCCCAGAGGGTGCACCGGTCCCTCACTCGGCACTACTGTCTGTTCAGATCACCTGGACGGTGA
- the radA gene encoding DNA repair and recombination protein RadA, translating into MAEMKLEELPGVGPATAERLRDAGYTDLMAIAVESPKNLAEACEIGEAAATKIIAAAKEAADVGGFEPGDVILERRRNMRKLTSCSKALDELMGGGFETQAIVEFYGEFGSGKTQLCFQMAVNATMPFDKGGLEGEVIVIDTENTFRPERIVQIATAMDLDPAETLRKIHVARAFNSSHQMLLVDKAMEIAKDIPIRLMIVDSLTAHFRAEYMGRGALAERQQLLNKHMHNLLRFGDLNNTVMAVTNQVSAKPDAFFGDPTRPIGGHIVGHAATFRIYLRKSKGGKRIARLVDSPNLPEAEAVFSVSEEGIRD; encoded by the coding sequence ATGGCTGAGATGAAACTCGAAGAGTTGCCCGGAGTTGGGCCTGCAACGGCCGAGAGGCTGCGGGACGCCGGTTACACTGATTTGATGGCCATAGCGGTCGAGTCGCCCAAGAACCTCGCGGAAGCGTGCGAGATCGGGGAAGCGGCCGCCACCAAGATAATCGCCGCTGCCAAGGAAGCAGCGGACGTGGGAGGGTTCGAGCCCGGCGATGTGATCCTGGAGAGGCGGCGCAACATGCGCAAGCTCACCTCCTGCTCCAAGGCACTGGATGAGCTCATGGGCGGCGGCTTCGAGACCCAAGCCATCGTGGAGTTCTATGGAGAATTCGGCAGCGGCAAGACGCAGCTGTGCTTCCAGATGGCCGTCAACGCCACCATGCCGTTCGACAAGGGCGGGCTGGAGGGCGAGGTCATCGTCATCGACACCGAGAACACCTTCCGGCCGGAGAGGATCGTGCAGATCGCGACGGCGATGGACTTGGATCCCGCGGAAACGCTGCGCAAGATACACGTGGCGAGGGCGTTCAACTCCTCGCATCAGATGCTACTGGTGGATAAGGCCATGGAGATAGCCAAGGACATACCGATCCGTCTCATGATCGTCGATTCGCTGACGGCGCACTTCCGCGCGGAGTACATGGGAAGAGGCGCATTGGCCGAGAGGCAGCAGCTGCTCAACAAGCACATGCACAATCTGCTGCGCTTCGGGGACCTGAACAACACCGTCATGGCCGTGACCAATCAAGTATCCGCCAAGCCGGACGCGTTCTTCGGGGATCCCACCAGACCAATAGGCGGACACATCGTAGGGCACGCGGCCACCTTCAGGATTTACCTGCGGAAGAGCAAGGGCGGGAAACGCATCGCTCGGCTCGTCGACTCTCCGAACCTCCCCGAGGCCGAGGCGGTCTTCAGCGTTTCCGAGGAAGGCATTCGCGATTGA
- the cca gene encoding CCA tRNA nucleotidyltransferase — protein MDIENEVLGRVSPSPARRKRVEKAAKTLLAHVLEAINDTGLPLEATLQGSVAKDTYTSTPDIDVFILFPESTSRKDLEIVGLGIGKSVLGGEERYAEHPYVHGIYSGYEVDLVPCFRISSPVGLKSAVDRTPFHTTYIKSHLAEKQKADVRLLKQFMKGIGAYGAEAKVQGFSGYLVELLVLRYGDFRSVLAAAGSWKKGEVLDLEGKGERFDTPLVFYDPVDSSRNVASAVSMDSMACFQHAAKAYLDSPSIRFFFPRAPKTWPLPKIKKEMDKRGTSLLVVSLKRPKLIDDDLFPQMKKTVEGLQAALEAGEFSVVATSTHPMEGRVDLVFELMAEELPRVMKHVGPPVWIGHAVGFLEKWSGKAVVGPYIENGRWVALVERKYRRAPELVRGEAMKAALGSSFRDLAGMEVRDTAGSLKADMKRTLSRHLDRTLPWER, from the coding sequence ATGGATATTGAGAACGAGGTATTGGGAAGGGTGTCTCCGTCCCCTGCCCGTCGAAAGCGGGTGGAGAAGGCCGCCAAGACCCTTCTCGCTCACGTGCTAGAAGCGATCAACGACACCGGATTGCCTCTGGAGGCTACCCTCCAGGGTTCAGTGGCGAAGGACACCTATACCTCCACGCCCGACATCGATGTGTTCATCCTTTTCCCGGAGAGCACCTCGCGCAAGGATCTGGAAATAGTGGGCCTAGGCATCGGCAAGAGCGTTCTGGGAGGAGAAGAGCGCTACGCCGAGCACCCCTACGTTCATGGCATCTACTCTGGGTACGAGGTCGACCTGGTCCCATGTTTCCGCATCTCCAGCCCCGTCGGTCTCAAGTCCGCTGTCGATCGTACCCCTTTCCATACCACTTATATCAAATCGCACCTGGCTGAGAAACAGAAGGCGGACGTGCGCCTGCTCAAGCAGTTCATGAAGGGCATCGGGGCGTACGGTGCCGAGGCAAAGGTGCAAGGCTTCTCAGGATATCTGGTTGAGCTCCTCGTCCTGAGGTATGGAGACTTCCGCTCCGTTCTGGCGGCAGCGGGAAGCTGGAAAAAAGGAGAGGTTCTGGACCTGGAGGGTAAAGGTGAGCGGTTTGACACACCCTTGGTCTTTTACGACCCAGTGGACTCCTCACGGAACGTGGCTTCCGCCGTCTCCATGGACTCGATGGCCTGCTTCCAGCACGCGGCAAAGGCGTACCTGGACAGCCCGTCCATCAGATTCTTCTTTCCCCGGGCGCCGAAGACCTGGCCGCTGCCGAAGATCAAGAAAGAGATGGACAAAAGGGGCACCAGTCTGCTGGTGGTGAGCCTCAAGCGACCGAAGCTCATAGATGATGACCTCTTCCCGCAGATGAAGAAGACGGTGGAGGGTCTGCAAGCGGCGCTAGAAGCGGGGGAGTTCTCTGTGGTCGCCACCAGCACCCATCCCATGGAAGGTCGGGTGGATTTGGTGTTCGAGCTCATGGCGGAAGAGCTGCCAAGGGTGATGAAGCATGTCGGTCCGCCGGTCTGGATCGGGCACGCTGTCGGGTTCTTGGAGAAATGGTCTGGAAAGGCGGTCGTCGGACCTTACATCGAGAACGGGCGCTGGGTAGCGCTGGTCGAGCGCAAGTATCGGCGCGCCCCTGAGCTGGTGCGGGGAGAGGCGATGAAGGCCGCCCTCGGCAGCAGTTTCAGGGACCTCGCAGGAATGGAAGTGCGGGACACCGCTGGTTCGCTGAAGGCCGATATGAAGCGAACACTGTCCCGGCACCTGGACCGTACCCTCCCTTGGGAGAGATGA
- a CDS encoding cobalamin-dependent protein (Presence of a B(12) (cobalamin)-binding domain implies dependence on cobalamin itself, in one of its several forms, or in some unusual lineages, dependence on a cobalamin-like analog.), with the protein MIDISSVNYEEVFRRYDIETEAKEKPEALAAKILASVSDAKLKKVAEDVVFMNYKGVEEDVKAALEKTKPEDVIEKGLVKGMDVVSELYGRGIYYLPQVMVAAKAMELGIKTAESKMKGEREMKGTVVMHVAEGDPHDIGKNIAAVLLRSNGYTVVDMGRDVPVDDVVKMVEEKKPQMVTGTALMTTTMSAFPTIAERLIEKGIEIPFVCAGGAVNRVFVESYPLGVYANKAVQGPVLASKAVEGWNYQKFRLKWDELVGAHGAK; encoded by the coding sequence ATGATAGACATAAGTAGTGTAAACTATGAAGAAGTTTTCCGACGCTATGATATCGAGACGGAAGCCAAAGAGAAGCCTGAAGCGTTGGCCGCAAAGATCTTGGCATCCGTTTCCGACGCCAAGCTGAAGAAGGTCGCTGAGGACGTCGTCTTCATGAACTATAAGGGCGTGGAAGAAGACGTCAAGGCAGCGCTCGAGAAGACCAAGCCTGAGGACGTGATCGAGAAGGGGCTCGTCAAGGGAATGGATGTCGTCTCAGAATTATATGGACGCGGCATCTACTACCTGCCCCAGGTCATGGTGGCTGCAAAGGCGATGGAGCTCGGCATAAAGACCGCTGAGAGTAAGATGAAGGGCGAGAGGGAGATGAAGGGCACTGTTGTCATGCATGTCGCCGAGGGTGACCCGCACGATATCGGCAAGAACATCGCGGCAGTCCTGCTCAGGTCCAACGGCTACACCGTGGTCGACATGGGCAGAGATGTGCCGGTTGACGATGTTGTCAAGATGGTCGAGGAAAAGAAGCCCCAGATGGTCACTGGAACAGCACTCATGACCACGACCATGTCCGCGTTCCCGACGATCGCAGAAAGGCTCATCGAGAAGGGCATCGAAATCCCATTCGTCTGCGCTGGTGGCGCAGTGAACAGGGTGTTCGTCGAGTCCTACCCGCTGGGTGTGTACGCCAATAAGGCGGTCCAGGGACCAGTCCTGGCGAGCAAGGCCGTCGAAGGCTGGAACTACCAGAAGTTCAGACTGAAGTGGGATGAGCTTGTGGGTGCCCATGGAGCAAAGTAA
- a CDS encoding methanol--corrinoid methyltransferase, translating to MASIKRFTRMEYKSADELVFGEAKYPVTYGLGQKAGAGHVIPEINFAPRPGASKNPETLTREYVDYIAKDILDRAITLGFPRVQLENEHIWQMVNDPQKFEKPVVAGQKEIMEKYHDEYGIELSIRHTIADPRLCEKGLRPKMDKVHNYPEKVIESAEVAAENGADMLSIESMGGKEVSDYAIMNGDIKAWLFGIGYLGSLDMEWLWPQLVDICKKNKVIAGGDTNCAGANTSMFMAGGYLDKDVARTFAAVTRAIASARTLIAYEAGATGPGKDCGYEGPILKAISGRPEAQEGKGAQCAHADLMGNLMAHTCDLWSNESVEYHPEFGGSSVACWLGVIGYECALMTTAKQLGKDKVLRDLYMAADRFKSPEGFILCYDNAYQIGEAIVGEGNDIYLRSKAAGMKAAELIDASANSKGGIRLNKMEKDTLAKIIVDLKSLPDDQDKFVDWALKTYKDIPMFNPRNYGL from the coding sequence ATGGCATCAATAAAGAGATTCACCAGGATGGAATACAAGAGCGCTGACGAACTGGTCTTCGGTGAGGCGAAATACCCGGTGACATACGGTCTCGGCCAGAAGGCTGGTGCTGGGCATGTCATCCCCGAAATCAACTTCGCCCCCAGGCCCGGCGCTAGCAAGAACCCCGAGACCCTGACGAGGGAGTACGTCGACTACATCGCCAAGGACATACTCGACCGCGCTATCACCTTGGGATTCCCACGAGTGCAGCTGGAGAACGAGCACATATGGCAGATGGTCAACGACCCGCAAAAATTCGAGAAGCCGGTGGTCGCCGGTCAGAAGGAGATCATGGAGAAGTACCACGATGAGTATGGCATCGAGCTCTCCATCAGACACACGATCGCCGACCCCAGGCTTTGCGAGAAGGGCTTAAGGCCGAAGATGGACAAGGTCCACAACTACCCGGAGAAGGTCATCGAGTCCGCTGAGGTCGCTGCGGAGAACGGCGCCGATATGCTCTCGATCGAGTCGATGGGTGGCAAGGAGGTCTCGGACTATGCCATCATGAACGGCGACATCAAGGCCTGGCTGTTCGGTATCGGCTACCTTGGCTCGCTGGACATGGAGTGGCTATGGCCCCAGCTGGTCGACATCTGCAAGAAGAACAAGGTCATCGCTGGCGGCGACACGAACTGTGCCGGGGCGAACACCTCGATGTTCATGGCCGGCGGCTACCTGGACAAGGATGTTGCCAGGACGTTCGCGGCCGTGACCAGGGCGATCGCTTCCGCAAGGACCCTGATCGCATATGAGGCTGGCGCTACCGGACCGGGCAAGGACTGCGGCTATGAGGGCCCGATCCTGAAGGCCATCTCCGGAAGGCCTGAGGCCCAGGAAGGCAAGGGTGCCCAGTGCGCTCACGCCGACCTGATGGGTAACCTGATGGCGCACACCTGCGACCTGTGGTCGAACGAGTCCGTCGAGTACCACCCTGAGTTCGGTGGGTCATCCGTAGCCTGCTGGCTGGGCGTCATCGGCTACGAGTGCGCGCTGATGACGACCGCGAAGCAGCTCGGCAAGGACAAGGTCCTCAGGGACCTGTATATGGCCGCGGACCGCTTCAAGAGCCCCGAGGGATTCATCCTCTGTTACGACAACGCCTACCAAATCGGAGAGGCCATCGTCGGCGAGGGGAACGACATCTACCTGAGGTCAAAGGCGGCCGGTATGAAGGCTGCGGAGCTGATCGACGCATCTGCCAACTCCAAGGGCGGCATCCGCCTGAACAAGATGGAGAAGGACACTCTGGCCAAGATCATCGTGGACCTCAAGTCCCTACCGGACGACCAGGACAAGTTCGTCGACTGGGCGCTCAAGACCTACAAGGACATCCCGATGTTCAACCCGAGGAACTACGGGCTGTAA
- a CDS encoding methylamine methyltransferase corrinoid protein reductive activase produces MSEEFGISIDVGTSGTRAHAIDLKTKDIISTAITVRHPVPGMNVMDHLTFCIEASTDIANKLLIDSTNRLLALLGIDLMKVRTMAICGNPIQLSIFQNMEIRDLAFAGERALKVRGVEHQKRDAKVIKAGSLGLAVNPEADLYVPPAIKHEIGADALAMMLKTGLLERKETCLVTDYGTNAEMALKVGDEIYTGSAAAGPAIEGQHIKHGMLASPGAICDLEYEFNWRMKVLDENLLPQDGDLMDITTGNIIEEGGMHGKAIGVTGTGVIAVIAAGMETYLIKPPKILTKDGKMHLQEGISIDTHDFLEAAKTFGAMRAGHFTLLEHAGIKFAELDSMYMSGASGTYVDALKAQRVGLIPPSFNTVYQVGNTSLALATDIVKDPEIIDRLQTVANSIRSNHVMFATDKVFETIFIQELAYWQEGMPLDAYNMMLRMEGIQELPKKIKKCKVVKLVQRDIPILGDLGLRILRDIGVKIEGSFEGCIGCEKCKEACPESAIAIDSTPSGYHICVASDLCGGTACLRCEQGCPEKVFKFRNLKIGKVEKAAKA; encoded by the coding sequence TTGAGCGAGGAATTCGGCATCTCCATCGATGTGGGAACGAGCGGGACACGCGCGCACGCGATCGACCTGAAGACCAAGGACATCATCTCCACCGCGATCACCGTCAGACACCCTGTTCCAGGAATGAACGTCATGGACCATCTGACATTCTGCATCGAGGCGTCGACGGATATCGCCAACAAGCTCCTGATCGATTCCACCAATCGCTTGCTGGCGCTGCTGGGCATCGACCTTATGAAGGTGAGGACGATGGCCATCTGCGGCAATCCTATCCAGCTCTCGATCTTCCAGAACATGGAGATCCGCGACCTGGCCTTCGCTGGAGAACGCGCCCTGAAGGTCAGAGGGGTGGAGCACCAGAAGAGGGACGCCAAGGTGATCAAGGCCGGCTCGCTCGGGCTGGCGGTGAACCCCGAGGCGGACTTGTACGTGCCTCCGGCCATCAAGCACGAGATCGGAGCCGACGCGCTGGCGATGATGCTGAAGACCGGGCTGCTGGAACGGAAGGAGACCTGCCTGGTCACCGATTACGGGACCAACGCTGAGATGGCCCTTAAGGTCGGCGATGAGATCTATACGGGCTCGGCCGCGGCCGGACCGGCGATCGAGGGACAGCACATCAAGCATGGCATGCTGGCATCTCCTGGCGCCATATGCGACCTGGAATACGAGTTCAACTGGAGGATGAAGGTACTGGATGAGAACCTGCTCCCCCAAGACGGGGACCTAATGGACATCACCACCGGCAACATCATCGAGGAAGGTGGGATGCATGGCAAGGCCATAGGGGTCACCGGCACTGGCGTCATCGCCGTCATCGCGGCGGGCATGGAGACATACCTCATCAAGCCACCGAAGATACTGACGAAGGATGGCAAAATGCACCTCCAAGAGGGCATCTCCATCGACACCCACGACTTCCTGGAGGCTGCCAAGACCTTCGGTGCCATGCGAGCCGGGCACTTCACCCTGCTGGAGCACGCGGGCATCAAGTTCGCGGAGCTGGATAGCATGTACATGTCTGGCGCATCCGGAACCTATGTCGATGCCCTCAAAGCGCAGAGGGTCGGTCTGATCCCTCCCTCCTTCAACACCGTGTACCAGGTAGGCAACACCTCGCTGGCCTTGGCCACGGACATCGTCAAGGACCCGGAGATCATCGACCGTTTGCAGACCGTGGCCAACTCCATTCGCTCCAACCATGTGATGTTCGCCACCGACAAGGTCTTCGAGACCATCTTCATCCAGGAGCTGGCCTACTGGCAAGAGGGGATGCCCTTGGACGCGTACAACATGATGCTGCGCATGGAGGGCATCCAGGAGCTGCCCAAGAAGATCAAGAAGTGCAAGGTCGTGAAGCTCGTCCAGCGTGACATACCGATCCTCGGCGACCTGGGGCTGAGGATACTGAGGGACATCGGGGTCAAGATAGAGGGCAGCTTCGAGGGCTGCATCGGATGCGAGAAGTGCAAGGAGGCGTGCCCCGAGAGCGCAATAGCCATTGACTCCACGCCCAGCGGCTACCACATCTGCGTGGCGTCGGACCTATGCGGAGGCACGGCGTGCTTGAGGTGCGAGCAGGGCTGTCCCGAGAAGGTCTTCAAGTTCCGCAATCTCAAGATAGGCAAGGTGGAGAAGGCCGCCAAGGCCTGA